A window of Strigops habroptila isolate Jane chromosome 5, bStrHab1.2.pri, whole genome shotgun sequence contains these coding sequences:
- the LOC115608869 gene encoding uncharacterized protein LOC115608869 isoform X1, with protein sequence MTYISVDERQEHCRVILSCQNNQLYAQHGLKDFSVDSMHPLKNLDTHIFSGDFHTLDYCHTGKAPLASPVENRMYRSVENLQWATLADSGLYSHCRSLDNEISFRYRGTSQRTEGCVDVAPVQSTSDSLRNLSLGAKQTSQSAQNVLLPPFARVPQWLFPSAGERALHGDAKKELKEKLRLHSSKVAEPCKPVRPQVALPDLMAREFFACQMCQQCKNGCAVNCCTVLVEHTALRHNLTGRQRPCFAHRIVSPEDIKQEAQRRLQLRRQNSSPNLPLQHAREIHEMAKSRTAETMEQYSEETDVKGTLEQSKKGLCKGRLYIPTFEEFKQMRSKEANSSVSGSGPIDCLNKGLLANQSLKEESSENVCPEVLGAKAVNEAAVTAEDDDDVFHENHTSAGFSQYPNTWDDFRMSSPDVKDGDFQICSPDRSPVPICSSPIPRSPLQAVAIHRAGQEIFSDEQQKGETRQLNDVLHLAGQSLASEAQSSCCSSLLLEATDLSSYGAKLQKMKDEFIGSALELIKKSCNAETASKSPSKGQCDLREADLPPPEDSQQPTAMSMATETWEDKPSNETSSDTPPAGNTPSSSCRRSSSDIVHESADGAKAQRECRLRPHFSDPMPTDSVKRKQLELKIAAAARQHAQKRRQQRDYGPVVAKANLGHGGSFDETRCAPRGSLRSRHHWSNVSSLSTDSGIVGMNDVRDDQDPSEATRTKSADVERADSGIGQTPARKWRSRASEMLSSLQAWEAHRPCTDCGERDLPVETDMQNCNQRRADLCEKCRKRRTERKESVLEFVNTEASYGEDLRIIKEEFYLPMQAAGLLSQEQLLGIFSNIQELIDLNESFLEILQEEIDQAFDQGDDDLMTVCIGEIFLEFVNMLPAFQTYCLQQSSSVNMLNALEKEKELLRIFLNVSQNDNTALRRMNLRSFLMAPLQRVTKYPLLLSRIIKATTEYHPDHSSLREAKSRIESHLEHINMKTKQEGNTWTLRSFRQDSKKKREVINIEMRETALKTVGWLREETRFVMEGSLQLAQPPDGQWVKKGSKTLKFQNMQVLLLVNMKRVSESSLESAEPGPVKDAVLVLIRDKNNGKFHLLREPLRLSNCIVSTDPDCDDTFELIEIRREAFVFRDSDRARTHHWFRQIRRYSRELGSWKKRRNALPNIMISTPHTRP encoded by the exons CAACACTTGCTGACTCTGGGCTGTATTCTCACTGCCGGAGCCTGGATAACGAGATCAGTTTTCGCTACAGAGGCACCAGTCAGCGGACAGAAGGTTGTGTGGATGTGGCCCCAGTGCAGAGCACATCAGACTCTCTGAGGAACCTTTCTCTCGGTGCTAAACAGACATCTCAATCAGCACAGAATGtgctcctccctccctttgCCAGAGTGCCTCAGTGGCTCTTCCCTTCTGCAGGGGAAAGAGCCCTACATGGGGATGCCAAAAAAGAGctgaaggagaagctgaggCTACACAGCAGTAAGGTGGCAGAGCCCTGTAAGCCAGTGCGCCCGCAAGTGGCCCTGCCTGACCTGATGGCCCGGGAGTTTTTTGCATGCCAGATGTGCCAGCAGTGCAAGAACGGTTGTGCTGTCAACTGCTGCACAGTTTTGGTGGAACACACTGCTCTCAGGCACAACCTCACAGGGAGGCAGAGACCGTGTTTTGCACACAGGATTGTCAGTCCAGAAGACATCAAGCAGGAGGCTCAGAGGAGGCTTCAGCTCCGAAGGCAGAACAGCTCCCCCAATTTGCCCCTTCAGCATGCCAGGGAAATCCATGAGATGGCCAAATCCAGAACAGCAGAAACCATGGAACAATATAGTGAGGAAACAGATGTCAAAGGTACACTGGAACAAAGCAAGAAAGGCCTCTGCAAAGGGAGGCTTTACATACCCACCTTTGAGGAATTCAAGCAAATGAGAAGTAAAGAGGCAAATTCATCTGTCAGCGGCAGTGGGCCAATAGATTGCTTGAATAAGGGTCTGCTTGCAAACCAGAGCCTGAAGGAGGAGAGCAGTGAGAACGTCTGTCCAGAAGTTCTGGGGGCCAAAGCTGTGAATGAAGCTGCTGTCACAGCAGAGGATGACGATGATGTGTTCCATGAAAACCACAcctctgctggcttttcccaatATCCAAACACATGGGATGATTTCAGGATGAGCAGCCCTGATGTGAAGGATGGAGACTTCCAAATCTGCAGCCCAGATAGATCACCGGTCCCCATTTGCTCTAGCCCTATTCCACGATCACCTTTACAGGCAGTAGCGATACACAGAGCTGGGCAGGAGATCTTCAGTGatgagcagcagaaaggagaaacaagacAATTAAATGATGTCCTCCACCTTGCAGGGCAGTCGCTGGCTTCTGAAGCCCAGTCCTCTTGCTGTTCATCGCTGCTGTTAGAAGCCACAGACTTGTCCAGCTATGGAGCTAAGCTACAAAAAATGAAGGATGAATTCATAGGTTCAGCCTTGGAACTTATTAAGAAAAG CTGCAATGCTGAGACTGCCAGCAAATCCCCCTCCAAGGGACAGTGTGATCTGAGGGAAGCTGATCTCCCACCTCCTGAGGACAGCCAACAGCCCACAGCGATGTCCATGGCAACAGAGACCTGGGAGGACAAGCCAAGCAATGAGACATCCAGCGATACTCCACCTGCAGGGAAC ACCCCCAGTTCCAGCTGCCGCCGGTCCAGCTCTGACATTGTCCATGAGAGCGCAGATGGTGCCAAGGCGCAGCGGGAGTGCCGGCTGCGGCCGCACTTTAGTGACCCCATGCCAACAGACTCGGTGAAGAggaagcagctggagctgaagaTTGCAGCTGCAGCACGGCAGCATGCACAGAAGCGCCGGCAGCAGCGAGACTATG GTCCAGTGGTAGCAAAAGCCAACCTTGGCCATGGTGGCAGCTTTGATGAGACCCGCTGCGCCCCACGTGGGTCCCTTCGCTCCAGACATCATTGGAGTAACGTCAGCAGCCTGAGCACAGACAGCGGGATTGTTGGCATGAATGATGTCCGGGATGACCAGGATCCCAGTGAGGCCACCCGGACCAAGTCAGCAGATGTGGAGAGGGCAGATAGTGGCATTGGCCAGACACCAGCCAGAAAGTGGAGGAGCAGGGCATCCGAAATGCTGAGCTCCCTGCAGGCCTGGGAAGCACACCGTCCCTGCACTGACTGTGGAGAAAGGGACCTCCCAGTGGAGACAGACATGCAGAACTGCAATCAGAGGCGGGCTGACCTCTGCGAGAAGTGCCGCAAACGCAGGACGGAGCGCAAGGAGTCTGTGCTGGAGTTTGTCAACACAGAGGCCAGCTATGGAGAGGACCTGCGCATCATCAAAGAGGAGTTCTACCTCCCCATGCAGGCGGCTGGGCTGCTAAGCCAGGAGCAGCTCCTAGGCATCTTCAGCAACATCCAGGAGCTCATTGACCTCAACGAGAGCTTCCTGGAGATACTTCAGGAAGAGATCGATCAGGCCTTTGACCAG GGTGATGATGACCTGATGACCGTGTGCATCGGTGAAATATTTCTAGAGTTCGTCAACATGCTGCCAGCCTTTCAGACCTACTGTCTTCAGCAGTCCTCCTCCGTGAATATGCTCAACGctctggagaaggagaaagagctCCTCAG AATATTCCTCAATGTCTCCCAGAACGACAACACAGCACTGCGGCGGATGAACTTGAGGTCCTTCCTGATGGCCCCGTTGCAAAGAGTCACCAAGTAcccactgctgctcagcagaatCATCAAGGCCACCACCGAATACCACCCGGATCATAGCAGCCTGCGGGAGGCCAAGAGCCGCATCGAGTCTCACCTGGAGCACATCAACATGAAAACCAAGCAGGAGGGGAACACGTGGACCCTCCGATCTTTTCGCCAGGACAGCAAGAAGAAGAGGGAAGTCATCAACATTGAGATGAGAGAAACTGCCCTCAAAACTGTAGGTTGGCTGCGGGAGGAAACGCGGTTTGTGATGGAGGGGTCTCTGCAGCTGGCCCAGCCCCCCGATGGCCAGTGGGTGAAGAAAGGCAGCAAGACCCTGAAGTTCCAGAACATGCAGGTCCTCCTCCTGGTGAACATGAAGCGTGTGTCAGAGTCTAGCCTGGAGTCAGCTGAGCCAGGGCCCGTGAAGGATGCTGTGCTGGTACTCATCAGGGACAAAAATAACGGGAAGTTCCATTTGCTCAGGGAGCCCTTGAGGCTGAGTAATTGCATCGTGTCCACTGACCCCGACTGCGACGACACTTTTGAACTCATTGAGATCAGGCGGGAGGCATTTGTTTTCCGGGACAGTGACCGGGCACGGACTCACCACTGGTTCAGGCAGATCCGGCGGTACTCGAGGGAGCTGGGCTCCTGGAAGAAGCGGCGCAATGCGCTGCCCAACATCATGATCAGCACCCCTCACACCAGGCCCTGA
- the TSN gene encoding translin isoform X2 has protein sequence MLAATQSTFTLCILKLLFLIPKKCQKAREHFGTVKTQLESLKTKFPADQYYRFHEHWRFVLQRLVFLAAFVVYLESETLVTREAVAEILGIEADRERGFHLDIEDYLSGVLTLASELSRLAVNSVTAGDYARPLRISTFINELDSGFRLLNLKNDSLRKRYDGLKYDVKKIEEVVYDLSIRGLNKDATAGAGGEK, from the exons taccAAAGAAATGTCAGAAGGCTCGCGAACACTTTGGTACAgtgaaaacacagctggaatCTCTGAAGACCAAGTTTCCTGCTGATCAGTATTACAG ATTTCATGAGCACTGGAGGTTTGTGCTTCAGCGGCTGGTGTTTCTGGCAGCATTTGTAGTCTACTTGGAGTCAGAAACATTAGTGACCCGAGAAGCTGTTGCAGAAATACTTGGGA TTGAAGCTGATCGGGAGCGGGGCTTTCACCTGGACATTGAAGACTATCTTTCTGGTGTATTAACTCTCGCCAGTGAGCTG TCTAGACTGGCAGTGAACAGCGTCACGGCTGGCGACTATGCTCGCCCTCTGCGCATCTCAACTTTTATCAACGAGCTGGATTCTGGCTTCCGTCTCCTCAACCTGAAGAACGACTCCCTGAGGAAACGTTACGATGGCCTGAAATACGATGTCAAGAAAATTGAGGAAGTGGTTTACGACTTGTCAATCAGAGGACTCAATAAGGATGCAACAGCTGGTGCGGGTGGAGAGAAATGA